The nucleotide window CCAAGCATTGGAATAAACATTTCAAGAAACTCAAGAGAAGACAGTAAAAGCTGTCTAAAAAAGCTCAAGGTTCTATCAACAGGAATAGAGCAAGATTAGCTGTCTCTAAAGTTCATGAAAAAATAGCAAGATGTCGTGAAGATTTTCTGCACAAACTAAGCCGTAAGTTAGTGAACGAGAACCAAGTTCTAGCGACGCATCGTCACAGCCTCCCGAGACAATGTAAATCGTGCGATAGGTGACATTAGTTATCTATCGGACGTTATTGTCGGTGAATGAGGAATCCCCGCACAAAGTGAAACGGCGTGCGTGGGAGTCGTCAAAAAGGAATCATCTTAGTATTTAACCCCGCATTTTTTAGCGTCTGGATTACGGTTTGAGCATTATCCGTTGTGCTAAAGACCCCCACCTGTAAAAAAGACTGGCCATTGTGAGTTGTCCGAAACGCTTCCGGATAAAGCGATCGC belongs to Gloeothece citriformis PCC 7424 and includes:
- a CDS encoding transposase, with translation MSKKAQGSINRNRARLAVSKVHEKIARCREDFLHKLSRKLVNENQVLATHRHSLPRQCKSCDR